A genomic stretch from Podospora pseudoanserina strain CBS 124.78 chromosome 3, whole genome shotgun sequence includes:
- a CDS encoding hypothetical protein (EggNog:ENOG503PBRC; COG:U), with product MAAVQLDLAAVQQLAAEQRALLDTIDELRKLGLGKFVQLPQLIVVGDQSSGKSSVLEAISRVRFPIKDGLCTRFATELVLRQASQTKVNVQIQNDAGNVDDHVFDRTGLSNDELPAIIEEAKDFMGVGSGSSTFSEQVLRVEISGPAVPQLTLVDLPGFYHNETENQEAGGVAVVDRLAEKYMRQKNSIILAVVSAQSELAAQKVLNEAKKHDPTRGRTLGIITKPDKVDQGSHNEGQYLRLAVNKEGSHKLALGWHVLRNRTHMETTSTDGERDEAEKNFFRNGVWATIKAQDRGIEALRDKLSQVLLAHIQRKLPELIEDIEHLIKQRQNRLKELGEQRSTPQAMRTYLTKISSRFRELAGEAVRGNYLDDFFGGLYPDPDSTEYTDARIKKLRALVRDLNRVFAHVLLVKGNRRKILWDGDNQDRDSDDGESDNEENECSEPELAVHLHQLLEHYPFEDPATVSLADLKGELEAMASENQGTEFPGSPNDRLTLRLFRNQSQPWENIAERHIKLITEICQGFTEKLIDHIVGRDPKTAQALLREYVAPFFQEKASLLGVKLQELLYHYKNGYDPMPLLKNTRSRRGGERRVQQTTRQLEKVYPNLEGLTHEHVSRAVLEAASEATPSSDFGTDKIIESMANYYDRSLDIFIDNVVVLGLENCLLRHLPTILDPDMVPNMTDEDVEKVAAESRPVKQEREELQVQLTKLQSGHAACRAFQPRDLPSFSASSRNGMAIGGTGLVLRRGPSQSPAPVPSIETDRTATPGSRQSTATLGRTTSSSSTSTGTPRVSGSSAPVSASAPAPRSIFADMKNPPAPRSGGLFTTTPSTSGVFSTKPATPGTGGLFGTSDPAPTASSLFSPKGSSVFGNPSTPNSASLFSAPPGTNAFTSVAKAPAPSSFSNAPTVAFPSGGIFGSSNNQSGGAMYSTKPGQASASGFFGSFSAKTGGAQGS from the exons ATGGCTGCTGTCCAGCTAGATCTCGCAGCAGTGCAGCAGCTCGCCGCTGAGCAGCGCGCCCTTCTTGACACTATTGACGAGCTTCGAAAACTTGGCCTAGGAAAATTTGTCCAACTTCCTCAACTCATCGTTGTTGGCGATCAATCATCCGGAAAAAGCTCCGTCCTGGAGGCCATCTCTCGTGTCCGCTTTCCTATCAAAGACGGACTCTGCACGCGCTTTGCAACTGAGTTGGTGCTTCGCCAAGCCTCCCAGACGAAAGTCAACGTCCAAATCCAGAATGATGCTGGCAATGTGGACGATCATGTCTTTGACAGAACCGGCCTCAGCAACGACGAACTTCCTGCTATCATCGAGGAAGCCAAAGATTTCATGGGTGTCGGCTCGGGATCAAGTACATTCTCAGAACAAGTCCTCCGGGTGGAAATTTCCGGCCCTGCTGTTCCACAGTTGACGCTTGTCGACCTCCCCGGTTTCTATCATAATGAGACAGAGAACCAAGAGGCCGGCGGTGTTGCTGTGGTCGATCGGCTCGCAGAAAAGTATATGCGCCAGAAGAAcagcatcatcctcgccgttGTCTCAGCCCAAAGTGAGCTGGCTGCCCAAAAGGTCTTGAATGAAGCGAAAAAACACGATCCTACCCGAGGGCGAACCCTGGGAATCATCACCAAGCCCGATAAGGTTGACCAGGGCTCCCACAACGAAGGCCAATACTTGCGTCTGGCGGTGAACAAGGAAGGCTCTCACAAACTGGCACTCGGCTGGCATGTGCTACGCAACCGAACTCATATGGAGACCACGTCAACAGATGGCGAGCGTGatgaggccgagaagaactTCTTTCGAAACGGAGTGTGGGCAACAATCAAGGCTCAGGACAGGGGCATCGAGGCTCTCAGGGACAAGCTCAGCCAGGTTCTCTTGGCACACATTCAGCGCAAACTTCCAGAGCTCATCGAGGACATTGAACACTTGATCAAGCAACGTCAAAATCGACTCAAGGAACTGGGCGAGCAACGTTCAACACCACAGGCCATGAGAACGTACCTCACCAAGATCAGTTCCCGTTTCCGTGAGCTTGCTGGTGAAGCAGTTAGGGGCAACTACCTTGACGATTTCTTTGGCGGTTTGTATCCTGATCCAGACTCAACCGAATATACCGATGCTCGAATCAAGAAGTTGCGCGCTTTGGTGAGGGACCTCAACAGAGTCTTTGCACACGTTTTGTTGGTCAAAGGCAATCGACGCAAGATTCTTTGGGACGGCGATAACCAGGACAGGGACTCTGATGACGGTGAATCTGACAACGAAGAAAATGAATGTTCTGAGCCAGAGCTTGCAGTCCATCTTCACCAGCTTCTTGAACATTATCCTTTTGAAGACCCAGCAACCGTTTCGCTCGCAGATCTCAAGGGCGAGTTGGAAGCCATGGCCTCTGAAAACCAGGGCACCGAGTTTCCGGGCTCACCCAATGATCGATTGACGCTCCGTCTCTTCCGGAATCAATCACAGCCTTGGGAGAACATCGCCGAACGTCATATCAAACTGATCACGGAAATTTGTCAGGGCTTTACCGAGAAGCTCATAGATCATATCGTCGGAAGAGACCCCAAGACGGCACAGGCACTCCTGAGAGAGTACGTTGCCCCATTCTTTCAAGAAAAGGCGTCTTTGCTAGGTGTCAAGCTTCAGGAACTGCTGTATCACTACAAGAATGGGTACGATCCTATGCCCTTGCTCAAGAACACACGAAGCCGGAGGGGGGGCGAGCGGCGAGTTCAACAAACCACCCGTCAACTTGAGAAGGTGTATCCAAATCTGGAAGGGTTGACCCATGAACATGTGTCGAGAGCTGTGTTGGAAGCAGCCTCAGAGGCAACCCCGTCTAGTGATTTTGGAACAGACAAAATCATTGAGAGCATGGCCAATTATTATGAC AGATCACTTGACATCTTCATTGACAATGTTGTGGTCCTCGGACTGGAAAACTGTCTTCTGCGCCACCTCCCAACCATCCTCGATCCTGACATGGTTCCTAACATGACAGATGAAGATGTCGAAAAGGTTGCCGCTGAATCACGTCCGGTAAAgcaggagagagaagagctGCAAGTCCAACTTACCAAGCTCCAGAGTGGACATGCTGCATGCAGAGCGTTCCAGCCAAGAGACTTGCCTTCGTTCTCTGCGTCGAGCAGAAACGGGATGGCAATTGGCGGGACCGGCCTTGTTTTGAGGCGGGGACCTAGCCAGAGCCCAGCTCCGGTACCAAGCATCGAAACCGACAGAACAGCAACTCCTGGGAGCCGACAGTCAACCGCTACACTCGGCCGCAcaacttcctcttcttcgacAAGCACTGGTACACCACGTGTTTCGGGATCTTCCGCTCCTGTTTCTGCTtcagccccagctccccGCTCAATCTTCGCGGACATGAAGAACCCACCCGCCCCCAGGTCTGGTGGGttattcaccaccacaccatccacGTCCGGGGTATTTAGCACTAAACCAGCCACGCCCGGCACTGGTGGTCTATTCGGAACGAGTGATCCTGCACCAACGGCTTCTTCACTTTTTAGCCCCAAGGGCTCTTCAGTGTTTGGTAATCCATCAACTCCGAACTCAGCGTCTTTGTTCTCTGCTCCCCCCGGCACAAATGCCTTTACATCAGTCGCCAAGGCTCCCGCTCCTTCGTCATTCTCCAATGCCCCTACTGTTGCGTTTCCTTCCGGAGGAATATTTGGCAGCAGTAATAACCAAAGTGGTGGTGCTATGTATAGTACGAAGCCGGGGCAGGCATCAGCTTCGGGTTTTTTCGGCTCTTTTTCCGCCAAAACTGGAGGGGCTCAAGGCAGTTAg